The Anabaena sp. PCC 7108 region GTCGCAACACTTCTGCCAACCACCCAGCTAACTTAAAACCAAAAGTCATCGGTTCAGCGTGAATACCATGCGATCGCCCAATCATCACAGTATAACGGTGTTCTCTAGCTTTATGGCGAATAGCTTGAATTAAATCTTCCAGGCGTAGCAACAGCACATCCAAACTCGCAACCAATTGCAGCGCCAAAGCCGTATCCAACACATCCGAACTTGTTAAACCCAGGTGAATATAGCGCCCCGCATCACCTACATATTCATTGACATTTGTCAAGAAAGCGATCATATCATGGCGGACTTCAGCCTCAATTTCTAGCACCCGCTGAGGGTTAAAATTCGCCTTAGACTTAATTTCTGCAACCGCCTCTGATGGAATGTAACCCAATTCCGCCTGTGCTTCGCAAACAGCAATTTCTACTTGCAGCCAGGTTTGTAGCTTATAGTTTTCATTCCACAGATTGCCCATTTCGGGCAAAGTATAACGCTCAATCACATTCGGGCATATAATACAACCGTCATATTTTACATTTTAATTAGTGTATGGCACGCCATATTGGTGGAGAATAATAAAAAGGCAAAATAAGTATTATTTTATCTAATTAACTCAGTATTTTCCGATTAAGTACAAAAATACTAGCAGCAATTCCCCAAATTAAGTAAGTAAATATATTTAAATCAGTCATTTTAGGACATTTTGTCTGAATTTAATATGAATCCTTAACTTTTAGTTAAAGGCTAGATGCTAGGATTTAATGCATCCGTCCGCTAGATTCTCAATCAATTTAGTTATATGTTTTACCCAAGCCCTCAAATTTCATGTAAGTTCGATATTGCGATTACATAATTCGCTTGTAAAGTTTTAATTCTGCACAAATACTTAGAATAATATCTTGCCTAGCACTAATATTTGCTAAATCATGTTGAAAATACTAGTACCGCTGAACGGAAATAAGATAACTGTTCAAAATTTATAAATAGTCTTTCTCATAAAGCTTTTTTAATTTTGTATACCTAACAGAAGTCTATTTTTCAATTCCGCCCAGCAATATTAGCTTAAGTAGTCATGCAGATTTTAAGAATCACAAATATTAAATATTAAGGATTGTCAAGATGCTGGCTATGCATAGCATGAAAAGTGCTGATGAGTTGAACTTAAAACCAGATTCAACTTTGCAGGAACTACCAGTTTGGATTGTTAAAATTGAGCTAGATCATCCAGGAAACGAATTGGCTAAAATTTTTGAACAAGAGCCTTTACTTCCAGGAATTATCTTGACTAAAAATCAGCAATGTGTGGGCGTAATTTCGCGACGGCTATTTTTTGAACAAATGAGCCGTCCTTATGGTTTAGGTCTATTTGCTGGACGGCCTGTCGAATATCTCTATAATTTTCTCCGCCCAGAAATATGTATTTTACCTGAAGAGATATCAATTGTGGAAGCGACACAGATAGCTTTAGAGCGATCACAACAACTGGTTTATGAGCCAATTTTAATTACCGATTCATCTTGCCAACATGGATTACTAGATTTCCATCAATTACTTTTAGCCTACTCTCGCATCCATATTTTAACAATAGCTCGATTACAAAAAGAAAAAGAACGAACCAGAATAGCACGAGCAGATTTCCGTGATCTTCAACACAATTATTCTCGATTGCTACAGAATGAAAAAATGATTGCCTTGGGACAACTTGTAGCTGGTATTGCACACGAAATCAACAATCCTATGAATTTTATCTATGGCAATCTCAGTTATGCTACTGAATATGTTAAAGACTTACTATATCTAATCCAATGTTATCAACAGGGACAATCTTATTCTGATGTAGTATCGCAAGTAAAACATCAGGGAATTGAAATCGAATTTATTTTAGAAGATTTGCCAAAATTATTATCTTCTATGAAAGTAGGTGCTACTAGAATTAATGAAATTGTCTTATCGCTACGCAACTTTTCTCGGCTAGATCAGGCAGAAGTTAAATTTGTCGATATTCATGAAGGCATAGAGAATACATTAATTATTCTCAGACATAATCTAAAAGCTAAACCTGATCGTCCAGAGATTCAGGTTACTAAAGAATACGGAAATCTACCTTTAGTGGAGTGCTATCCTGGGCAACTTAATCAAGTATTTATGAATATCATAGCTAATGCTATTGATGCTCTTTCAGAAAGTTATAAATCATCAGTTTCTAGCAATAATGTGACTGCCAAAAATCACGAAGAGATGAGAATATGCATTCATACTGAAGTAACTAATGAAAATCAAGTTATCATTAGTATCGCAGATAATGGACTAGGAATACCAGATAATATAAAAAAGCGCTTA contains the following coding sequences:
- a CDS encoding sensor histidine kinase; translated protein: MLAMHSMKSADELNLKPDSTLQELPVWIVKIELDHPGNELAKIFEQEPLLPGIILTKNQQCVGVISRRLFFEQMSRPYGLGLFAGRPVEYLYNFLRPEICILPEEISIVEATQIALERSQQLVYEPILITDSSCQHGLLDFHQLLLAYSRIHILTIARLQKEKERTRIARADFRDLQHNYSRLLQNEKMIALGQLVAGIAHEINNPMNFIYGNLSYATEYVKDLLYLIQCYQQGQSYSDVVSQVKHQGIEIEFILEDLPKLLSSMKVGATRINEIVLSLRNFSRLDQAEVKFVDIHEGIENTLIILRHNLKAKPDRPEIQVTKEYGNLPLVECYPGQLNQVFMNIIANAIDALSESYKSSVSSNNVTAKNHEEMRICIHTEVTNENQVIISIADNGLGIPDNIKKRLFDPFFTTKPVGQGTGLGLSISYQIIVEKHSGELICVSIPGQGAEFIIKIPIVLEDLGNKETS